Proteins encoded in a region of the Cyclopterus lumpus isolate fCycLum1 chromosome 23, fCycLum1.pri, whole genome shotgun sequence genome:
- the LOC117726259 gene encoding leucine-rich repeat neuronal protein 3: MKDVSFVDRLFVGLAMASFVVATEERPDCPKLCVCEIRPWFSPSSVYMEAQTVDCNDLGLFSLPEQLPVGTQVLLLQTNNVAKIDKPLDYLANITEIDLSQNNLSSISDVHLGNLPHLLSLHMEENWIQELPERSLAEVANLQELYMNHNLISSISPMAFQGLSNLVRLHLNSNKLTAIKREWFEPMLNLEILMIGENPILSIDDLNFKPLTNLRSLVLTRMNLSQLPDDALAGLDNLESISFYDNIFPEVPHSALKNAKNLKFLDLNKNPIARIQRGDFVDMFHLKELGINSMPELISIDSFALNNLPELTKIEATNNPKLSYIHPNAFYKLPRLETLMLNGNALSALHRITVESLPNLREVSMHSNPIRCDCVVRWMNMNKTNLRFMEPDSLYCVEPPEYEGQHVRQVHFREMMEICLPLISPESMPGHIKAPNGSSVSLHCRAFAEPEPDIYWITPSGTRVLPNTVSDKFYMHPEGTFDIYDITENEAGLYTCVAHNLVGADLKSVSVEVNGYFPQPAIGSLNVLIKSVGTNFILVSWKAGHGTLAPNIKWYTGSDANHPTTAFTTRVPSDVQAYNLTHLSPATLYKVCVDVGSIHYNHDTKCVNVTTKGLELAAEGTEKWDAAVITVFGVLLAVISVACLLIYVSLRNHHLYGEIRKCDSKASLTPVEATGMHSPFFTKLWVSGKGLPSGVKVKATVINVSDNAF, translated from the coding sequence ATGAAGGACGTGTCATTCGTGGATCGCCTCTTTGTCGGCTTGGCCATGGCCTCTTTTGTCGTGGCCACAGAGGAGAGGCCCGATTGCCCGAAGCTCTGTGTATGTGAGATCAGACCCTGGTTTTCTCCGAGTTCGGTGTACATGGAGGCTCAGACAGTTGACTGTAATGACTTGGGACTCTTTAGCCTGCCGGAACAATTACCAGTGGGAACACAAGTACTATTACTGCAAACAAACAATGTTGCCAAGATTGACAAACCCTTGGATTATCTGGCCAACATCACAGAGATTGATTTATCGCAAAACAATTTATCCTCCATCAGCGATGTTCACCTGGGGAATCTTCCTCACCTGCTGTCCCTTCATATGGAGGAAAATTGGATACAAGAGCTGCCTGAGCGAAGTCTTGCTGAGGTGGCGAACCTTCAGGAGCTCTACATGAATCACAACCTCATCTCCTCCATTTCCCCGATGGCTTTTCAGGGTCTCAGCAACCTTGTGCGGCTCCACCTCAATTCTAACAAGCTGACGGCCATTAAAAGAGAGTGGTTCGAGCCCATGCTAAATCTAGAGATCCTGATGATTGGTGAGAATCCTATTCTTTCTATTGATGATCTGAACTTCAAACCTCTCACTAACCTTCGCAGTCTGGTTCTCACCAGAATGAACCTGTCTCAGCTTCCTGACGATGCACTGGCTGGTCTTGATAACTTAGAGAGCATCTCGTTCTATGATAATATTTTCCCGGAGGTGCCTCATTCTGCCCTGAAAAATGCTAAGAATCTTAAGTTTTTGGATCTAAATAAAAACCCAATTGCGAGGATACAGAGAGGAGACTTTGTGGATATGTTCCATCTGAAAGAACTAGGGATTAATAGCATGCCAGAGCTCATTTCCATTGATAGCTTTGCCCTCAATAACCTCCCCGAGCTGACCAAAATAGAAGCCACCAACAATCCTAAACTCTCCTATATTCATCCTAATGCTTTCTACAAACTACCGCGGCTGGAAACCCTAATGTTAAATGGCAATGCGCTCAGTGCCCTTCACAGGATTACTGTCGAGTCCCTCCCAAATCTCAGAGAGGTTAGCATGCACAGCAACCCCATCCGCTGTGACTGCGTAGTCCGCTGGATGAACATGAACAAGACCAACCTTCGCTTCATGGAGCCTGATTCACTGTACTGTGTGGAGCCGCCAGAGTACGAAGGCCAGCATGTACGACAGGTGCACTTCAGGGAGATGATGGAGATTTGTCTGCCACTCATATCTCCTGAAAGCATGCCCGGGCACATTAAAGCGCCGAATGGGAGCTCTGTGTCACTCCATTGTCGGGCCTTCGCTGAACCAGAGCCGGACATCTACTGGATCACTCCGTCTGGTACCAGGGTCCTGCCTAACACAGTGTCTGACAAGTTCTACATGCACCCAGAGGGAACTTTTGACATTTATGATATAACAGAAAATGAAGCTGGTCTTTACACTTGCGTTGCCCATAATCTGGTTGGAGCTGATCTTAAATCTGTTTCAGTAGAGGTGAATGGATATTTCCCCCAACCTGCAATTGGGTCTCTGAATGTCCTAATAAAATCAGTCGGGACTAATTTTATCCTGGTTTCCTGGAAGGCCGGCCATGGCACCTTGGCCCCAAACATTAAATGGTACACAGGATCAGATGCTAACCATCCCACCACAGCGTTTACCACCAGGGTTCCCTCTGACGTCCAGGCCTACAACCTCACCCATCTCAGCCCCGCCACTCTGTACAAAGTCTGTGTGGATGTTGGCAGCATCCACTACAACCATGACACCAAATGTGTCAATGTCACCACTAAAGGATTAGAGCTGGCAGCTGAGGGCACCGAAAAATGGGACGCAGCAGTAATCACCGTCTTTGGTGTGCTCTTGGCTGTTATTTCAGTGGCATGCCTGCTTATTTATGTGTCTCTGAGGAACCATCACCTTTATGGGGAAATAAGGAAATGCGACTCCAAAGCTTCGCTGACACCAGTGGAAGCAACCGGTATGCACTCTCCTTTCTTTACAAAGCTGTGGGTTTCGGGTAAGGGACTGCCAAGTGGAGTCAAAGTGAAAGCCACAGTCATAAATGTATCTGACAATGCCTTTTAA